The following are from one region of the Streptomyces decoyicus genome:
- a CDS encoding pentapeptide repeat-containing protein: MSPDRKQSIPDTVDLGLQSDCGSCFGLCCVALPFAASADFAIDKDAGRPCPNLQTDFRCGIHSGLRTRGFSGCTVFDCFGAGQKVSQVTFGGQDWRQAPGTARQMFDVFPVMRQLHELLWYLAEALTLPAARPVHADLRTALEKTEQFTRGSAQELTELDVPAHRGEVNALLLRTSELVRAKVPGRKKERRGADLMGARLKGADLRGANLRGAYLIAAGLTGADLRTADLIGADLRDADLGGADLTGALFLTQSQLNAAKGDAGTRLPAALSRPAHW; the protein is encoded by the coding sequence TTGTCCCCAGACCGCAAGCAATCGATTCCGGACACCGTCGATCTCGGGCTCCAGTCCGACTGCGGGAGCTGTTTCGGGCTCTGCTGTGTCGCGCTGCCGTTCGCCGCCTCGGCGGACTTCGCGATCGACAAGGACGCGGGGCGCCCCTGCCCGAACCTTCAAACGGACTTCCGCTGCGGCATCCACAGCGGCCTCCGCACGCGGGGCTTCTCCGGCTGCACCGTCTTCGACTGCTTCGGCGCCGGCCAGAAGGTCTCCCAGGTCACCTTCGGCGGACAGGACTGGCGGCAGGCCCCGGGTACCGCCCGGCAGATGTTCGACGTCTTCCCCGTCATGCGGCAGCTGCACGAACTCCTCTGGTACCTGGCCGAGGCGCTGACCCTGCCGGCGGCCCGCCCGGTACACGCCGACCTGCGCACCGCGCTGGAGAAGACCGAGCAATTCACCCGCGGCAGCGCCCAGGAGCTCACGGAGCTCGACGTCCCGGCCCACCGGGGCGAGGTCAACGCCCTGCTGCTGCGCACCAGCGAACTCGTACGGGCCAAGGTGCCGGGCCGCAAGAAGGAGCGGCGGGGCGCCGATCTCATGGGGGCCCGCCTCAAGGGCGCCGACCTCCGGGGCGCCAACCTCCGCGGGGCCTACCTCATCGCCGCCGGCCTCACGGGTGCCGACCTGCGCACGGCGGACCTGATCGGTGCCGATCTGCGGGACGCGGACCTGGGCGGCGCCGACCTCACCGGCGCCCTCTTCCTCACCCAGTCACAGCTCAACGCGGCCAAGGGCGACGCCGGCACCAGGCTGCCGGCGGCCCTGTCCCGGCCCGCCCACTGGTAG
- the lon gene encoding endopeptidase La, translated as MASTSTSLTLPVLPLDDEVVLPGMVVPLDLSDTDVRAAVEAAQAAATSGNKPRVLLVPRVDGTYAGIGTLGRIEQVGRLSDGDPGALIRGLGRVRIGSGTTGPGAALWVEGTTVEETVPDPLPGAVAELVTEYKALATSWLRKRGAWQVVDRVQQIEDVPTLADNSGYSPFLTTEQKVQLLETVDPVARLKAATEALREHLAEQDVAESIAKDVQEGVDKQQREFLLRRQLEAVRKELAGLNGDPEDEGDDYRARVEAADLPEDVRKAALKEVDKLERSSDQNPEGSWIRTWLDTVLELPWNERTEDAYDIAGAKEILDADHSGLEDVKERITEYLAVRKRRAERGLGLVGGRRGGAVLALVGPPGVGKTSLGESVARAMGRKFVRVALGGVRDEAEIRGHRRTYVGALPGRIVRAIKEAGSMNPVVLLDEIDKVGSDFRGDPAAALLEVLDPAQNHTFRDHYLEVELDLSDVVFLATANVLEAIPEPLLDRMELVRLDGYTEDEKVVIARDHLLPRQLERAGLEPGEVTLEDDALRKLAGEYTREAGVRNLERAVVRLLRKVAAQHELGQQELPFTVGAEQLRPLIGRPHHTPESAQDPAVRRTAVPGVVTGLAVTGAGGDVLYVEASLADPETGASGLQLTGQLGDVMKESAHIALSFLRSHGAELELPVADLKERGVHLHVPAGAVPKDGPSAGVTMTTALASLLSGRQVRPDVAMTGEVSLTGRVLPIGGVKQKLLAAHRAGITTVVIPQRNEPDLDDVPAEILEALEVHPVADVRQVLELALTPASNGAAPEVPVAA; from the coding sequence ATGGCTTCGACGTCCACATCGCTCACTCTGCCCGTGCTGCCCCTCGATGACGAGGTCGTGCTCCCCGGCATGGTGGTGCCCCTGGACCTGTCCGACACGGACGTGCGGGCAGCGGTGGAGGCCGCGCAGGCCGCCGCCACCTCGGGTAACAAGCCGCGGGTGCTGCTCGTTCCCCGCGTCGACGGGACGTACGCCGGCATCGGCACGCTCGGGCGGATCGAGCAGGTCGGGCGGCTGTCCGACGGCGACCCCGGGGCGCTGATCCGGGGCCTGGGCCGGGTACGGATCGGTTCCGGCACGACCGGGCCCGGAGCCGCCCTCTGGGTGGAGGGCACGACCGTCGAGGAGACCGTCCCCGACCCGCTGCCCGGCGCGGTGGCCGAACTCGTCACGGAGTACAAGGCGCTGGCCACCAGCTGGCTGCGCAAGCGGGGTGCCTGGCAGGTCGTCGACCGCGTCCAGCAGATCGAGGACGTGCCGACGCTGGCCGACAACTCCGGCTACTCGCCGTTCCTGACCACCGAACAGAAGGTCCAGCTGCTGGAGACCGTCGATCCGGTCGCCCGGCTGAAGGCCGCCACCGAGGCGCTGCGCGAGCACCTCGCCGAGCAGGATGTCGCCGAATCCATCGCCAAGGACGTCCAGGAAGGCGTCGACAAGCAGCAGCGGGAGTTCCTGCTGCGGCGGCAGCTGGAGGCGGTCCGCAAGGAACTCGCCGGGCTCAACGGCGACCCGGAGGACGAGGGCGACGACTACCGCGCCCGGGTCGAGGCCGCCGATCTGCCCGAGGACGTCCGCAAGGCCGCCCTCAAGGAGGTCGACAAGCTGGAGCGGTCCAGTGACCAGAACCCCGAGGGGTCCTGGATCCGCACCTGGCTGGACACCGTCCTGGAACTGCCGTGGAACGAACGGACCGAGGACGCCTACGACATCGCCGGCGCCAAGGAGATCCTGGACGCCGACCACTCCGGCCTGGAGGACGTCAAGGAGCGGATCACCGAATACCTGGCCGTCCGCAAGCGGCGGGCCGAGCGCGGGCTCGGCCTGGTCGGCGGCCGCCGCGGAGGCGCCGTACTGGCGCTCGTCGGGCCGCCCGGTGTCGGCAAGACCTCGCTCGGTGAGTCCGTCGCACGGGCCATGGGACGCAAGTTCGTCCGGGTCGCGCTCGGCGGCGTCCGGGACGAGGCGGAGATCCGCGGCCACCGCCGGACGTATGTCGGCGCGCTGCCGGGCCGGATCGTACGTGCCATCAAGGAAGCCGGGTCGATGAACCCGGTGGTGCTGCTCGACGAGATCGACAAGGTGGGCTCCGACTTCCGGGGCGACCCGGCAGCCGCCCTCCTGGAGGTCCTGGACCCGGCGCAGAACCACACCTTCCGCGACCACTACCTGGAGGTCGAACTCGACCTCAGCGATGTGGTCTTCCTGGCCACCGCCAACGTCCTCGAAGCCATCCCCGAGCCGCTGCTCGACCGGATGGAGCTGGTCCGGCTGGACGGCTACACCGAGGACGAGAAGGTCGTCATCGCCCGGGACCACCTGCTGCCGCGCCAGCTGGAGCGGGCCGGTCTGGAGCCCGGCGAGGTCACTCTGGAGGACGACGCACTGCGCAAGCTGGCGGGCGAGTACACCCGCGAGGCGGGCGTACGGAATCTGGAGCGCGCGGTCGTCAGGCTGCTGCGCAAGGTGGCCGCACAGCACGAACTGGGGCAGCAGGAGCTGCCGTTCACGGTCGGTGCGGAGCAGCTGCGCCCGCTGATCGGGCGGCCGCACCACACCCCCGAGTCGGCGCAGGACCCGGCCGTGCGGCGCACCGCCGTGCCCGGTGTGGTCACCGGCCTCGCGGTCACCGGCGCCGGCGGCGATGTGCTCTACGTGGAGGCCTCGCTCGCCGATCCGGAGACCGGGGCGTCCGGACTCCAGCTGACCGGCCAGCTCGGCGACGTCATGAAGGAGTCCGCACACATCGCGCTGTCCTTCCTGCGCTCCCACGGCGCGGAACTGGAGCTTCCGGTCGCCGACCTGAAGGAGCGCGGTGTGCATCTGCACGTACCGGCGGGCGCGGTCCCCAAGGACGGGCCGAGCGCGGGCGTGACGATGACGACGGCACTGGCCTCGCTGCTGTCGGGCCGGCAGGTCCGGCCGGACGTGGCGATGACCGGCGAGGTCTCGCTGACCGGGCGGGTGCTGCCGATCGGCGGCGTGAAGCAGAAGCTGCTGGCGGCACACCGGGCGGGGATCACCACCGTGGTCATCCCCCAGCGCAATGAACCGGACCTGGACGATGTGCCGGCCGAGATCCTCGAAGCCCTGGAGGTCCACCCGGTCGCGGACGTCCGCCAGGTGCTGGAGCTGGCGCTGACCCCGGCGTCGAACGGGGCCGCGCCCGAGGTGCCGGTCGCGGCGTGA